The following coding sequences lie in one Trypanosoma brucei gambiense DAL972 chromosome 7, complete sequence genomic window:
- a CDS encoding retrotransposon hot spot (RHS) protein, putative, whose translation MIQNNGNMRNTQNVFNERFNRAQGEVQERGGRQMQNPSVTGKRKSREEELYESLYYAKWSYVMSGYNQEPLGMKVFFGRPQHIWTEEEVDITPEHCEVDAELEERPTGLEIFVLTSKMGWPSATFQLGINDESGIMDNNVYIRREMMRVWYIIQQKLNEWWVEKTESTPPTHIVIGIPGTGKSCGVGSFLLHSLLHFHEGMLDVVVYFTDVDAYLIYNKKGNEEGRVVLYKRKDVTNVIKEMRLKKRGHIIFDTDGPDETPPYETQYLGWGITTLNTPDTYYYKHWEKDYFSWNVILNCDDVRDIKAFVAWKKLSLFPNYTTLDENARAKVMEELEDEWRLVERRVDVVGPLPRYVFSKQSYTNRLQDISDYLRSLENEKKEEYETILEKYFTWKSEKVVHSLVKIVREGSGYGNLESYHCRPLSVAIGNMILCTLFSTVATLMVEKHSESVYGKVGAYSFETRALVSLLFPRVFCVVTKHLNYLRRLGETEDKRSILKDMTPQQFQIFEQKFLPKTGQNAIGNCKYKVLYRSLEESKLFVDGFFFVEDCSRRVADMRDGFPQLGVASKTIVLIQITDNYRKEASVSELQEFMTNIARYFSDWDTFSRNMAWEMIYVNAIYGGVIKTRQRCVNNNTADAEQQTEETQVFWDGIDQYQITFDNKIQKELIIAYHEERKYRDAPAFTRK comes from the coding sequence ATGAttcaaaacaacggcaataTGAGAAATACTCAGAATGTGTTTAACGAACGGTTTAATCGTGCACAAGGTGAAGTGCAGGAACGAGGTGGACGACAGATGCAGAATCCATCGGTAactggaaaaaggaaatctcgtgaagaggagttataTGAGTCTCTGTATTATGCGAagtggagttatgtgatgtcagGTTATAATCAAGAGCCACtcggtatgaaggtattcTTTGGAAGACCACAACACATATGgacggaagaagaagtggaTATAACTCCTGAACATTGTGAAGTTGATGCGGAACTTGAGGAGAGACCCACTGGCCTGGAGATCTTTGTCCTTACATCAAAGATGGGTTGGCCATCAGCTACGTTTCAATTAGGTATCAATGATGAAAGTGGTATAATGGACAATAATGTCTacatccgtcgtgaaatgatgcgtgtgtggtatataatacaacaaaaattaaatgaatggtgggtggaaaagacagagagcacaccaccaacacacattgTCATTGGTATTCCAGGGACTGGAAAATCATGTGgagttggatcatttttacttcattccctacttcacttccatgaaggaatgcttgatgtCGTTGTGTATTTCACGGATGTGGACGCTTACCTTATATACAACAAGAAGGGGaatgaggaagggagggttgTATTGTACAAGAGAAAAGACGTCACTAATGTTATTAAAGAAATGCgtttgaaaaaaagagggcatattatttttgataCTGATGGACCTGATGAGACTCCGCCTTATGAGACCCAATATCTTGGGTGGGGAATAACTACACTCAACACTCCGGATACATACTATTATAAACATTGGGAGAAGGACTATTTCAGTTGGAATGTGATTTTAAACTGCGATGACGTACGTGACATTAAGGCGTTTGTGGCCTGGAAGAAACTGTCCCTATTTCCCAACTATACGACTCTCGATGAAAATGCTCGTGCGAAGGTTATGGAAGAGCTAGAGGATGAGTGGAGGTTGGTGGAGAGACGTGTTGACGTTGTGGGGCCGCTGCCTCGTTATGTTTTCAGCAAGCAAAGTTACACCAACCGGCTGCAGGATATCAGTGATTACCTAAGAAGCCTagaaaatgagaagaaagaagagtaTGAAACGATTctggaaaaatattttacgtggaaaagtgaaaaagtgGTTCACAGTTTAGTGAAGATTGTACGGGAGGGGAGCGGATATGGCAACCTCGAATCATACCACTGTAGACCTCTATCAGTTGCCATTGGGAATATGATACTCTGTACGCTGTTTTCAACTGTTGCAACACTGATGGTTGAGAAACATAGTGAAAGCGTATACGGTAAGGTCGGAGCCTACTCGTTTGAAACAAGGGCTTTggtttcacttctctttcctagAGTCTTTTGTGTGGTCACAAAACATTTGAACTACCTCCGAAGACTCGGAGAGACGGAAGACAAGCGTAGCATCCTGAAAGATATGACCCCACAACAGTTTCAAATTTTTGAACAAAAGTTCTTACCAAAAACTGGACAGAATGCAATTGGAAACTGTAAATACAAGGTGCTCTACAGGTCATTGGAGGAGAGTAAGCTTTTTGTGGatggctttttctttgtggaagATTGCTCTAGAAGGGTTGCGGATATGAGGGATGGTTTTCCACAACTGGGAGTTGCCTCAAAGACTATTGTGCTTATTCAAATAACAGATAAttacaggaaagaagcaagtgTTTCAGAGTTACAGGAATTTATGACAAACATTGCAAGGTATTTTTCCGATTGGGATACCTTTTCTCGTAACATGGCATGGGAGATGATATATGTTAATGCTATTTATGGTGGTGTGATTAAGACGCGGCAACGATgtgtgaacaacaacaccgctgATGCTGAGCAACAAACTGAGGAAACACAAGTATTTTGGGATGGTATTGACCAGTATCAAATAACATTTGATAACAAGATACAGAAAGAGCTTATAATAGCGTATcatgaagagagaaaatatcgAGATGCACCAGCATTCACACGGAAATGA
- a CDS encoding retrotransposon hot spot protein (RHS,pseudogene), putative, translating into MIQNNGNMRNTQNVFNERFNRAQGEVQERGGRQMQNPSVTGKRKSREEELYESLYYAKWSYVMSGYNQEPLGMKVFFGRPQHIWTEEEVDITPEHCEVDEELEERPTGLEIFVLTSMMGWPSATFQLGINDESGIMDNNVYIRREMMRVWYIIQQKLNAWWVQKTESTPPTHIVIGISGIGKSCGVGSFLLHSLLHFHEGMLDVVVYFTDAKAYLIYNKKGNEEGRVVLYKRKDVTNVIKEMRLKIRGHIIFDTDGPDETPPYETQYLGWGITTLNTPDTYYYEDWEKDYLSWNVILNCDDVRDIKAFVAWKKLSLFPNYTTLDENARLKVKEELEDEWRLVERRVDFVGPLPRYVFSNGAGCREAAVIRYLSSLSCNRRDGYDMMMGKYFEWKGNHFTESLIKIVRERSRYGNLESYHCRPLSVAIGNMILCTLFADVAESMSSHEFMMEYGKVGAYSLKTRALVSLLFPRVFCVVTKHLNYLRRLGETEDKRSILKDMTPQQFQIFEQKFLPEAGQNAIGNCKYKVLYRSLEESKLFVDGFFFVEDCSRRVADMRDGFPQLGVASKTIVLIQITDNYRKEASVSELQEFMTNIARYFSDWDTFSRNMAWEMIYVNAIYGGVIKTRQRCVNNNTADAEQQTEETQVFWDGIDQYQITFDNKIQKELIIAYHEERKYRDAPAFTRK; encoded by the coding sequence ATGAttcaaaacaacggcaataTGAGAAATACTCAGAATGTGTTTAACGAACGGTTTAATCGTGCACAAGGTGAAGTGCAGGAACGAGGTGGACGACAGATGCAGAATCCATCGGTAactggaaaaaggaaatctcgtgaagaggagttataTGAGTCTCTGTATTATGCGAagtggagttatgtgatgtcagGTTATAATCAAGAGCCACtcggtatgaaggtattcTTTGGAAGACCACAACACATATGgacggaagaagaagtggaTATAACTCCTGAACATTGTGAAGTTGATGAGGAACTTGAGGAGAGACCCACTGGCCTGGAGATCTTTGTCCTTACATCAATGATGGGTTGGCCATCAGCTACGTTTCAATTAGGTATCAATGATGAAAGTGGTATAATGGACAATAATGTCTacatccgtcgtgaaatgatgcgtgtgtggtatataatacaacaaaaattaaatgcATGGTGGGTGCAAAAGACAGAGagcacaccaccaacacacattgTCATTGGTATATCTGGTATTGGAAAATCATGTGgagttggatcatttttacttcattccctacttcacttccatgaaggaatgcttgatgtCGTTGTGTATTTCACGGATGCCAAAGCTTACCTTATATACAACAAGAAGGGGaatgaggaagggagggttgTATTGTACAAGAGAAAAGACGTCACTAATGTTATTAAAGAAATGCGTTTAAAAATAAGAGGGcatattatttttgataCTGATGGACCTGATGAGACTCCGCCTTATGAGACCCAATATCTTGGGTGGGGAATAACTACACTCAACACTCCGGATACATACTATTATGAAGATTGGGAGAAGGACTATTTAAGTTGGAATGTGATTTTAAACTGCGATGACGTACGTGACATTAAGGCGTTTGTGGCCTGGAAGAAACTGTCCCTATTTCCCAACTATACAACTCTCGATGAAAATGCTCGTTTGAAGGTTAAGGAAGAACTAGAGGATGAGTGGAGGTTGGTGGAGAGACGTGTTGACTTTGTGGGGCCGCTGCCTCGTTATGTTTTCAGTAATGGAGCTGGCTGTCGTGAGGCGGCGGTAATAAGGTATCTAAGCAGTCTCAGTTGTAATAGACGAGATGGCTATGATATGATGAtgggaaaatattttgaaTGGAAAGGTAATCATTTCACAGAATCGTTAATAAAGATTGTACGGGAGAGGAGCAGATATGGAAACCTCGAATCATACCACTGTAGACCTCTATCAGTTGCCATTGGGAATATGATACTCTGTACGCTGTTTGCAGATGTTGCGGAAAGTATGTCATCCCATGAATTCATGATGGAATACGGTAAGGTCGGAGCCTACTCGCTTAAAACAAGGGCTTTggtttcacttctctttcctagAGTCTTTTGTGTGGTCACAAAACATTTGAACTACCTCCGAAGACTCGGAGAGACGGAAGACAAGCGTAGCATCCTGAAAGATATGACCCCACAACAGTTTCAAATTTTTGAACAAAAGTTCTTGCCAGAAGCTGGACAGAATGCAATTGGAAACTGTAAATACAAAGTGCTCTACAGGTCATTGGAAGAGAGTAAGCTTTTTGTGGatggctttttctttgtggaagATTGCTCTAGAAGGGTTGCGGATATGAGGGATGGTTTTCCACAACTGGGAGTTGCCTCAAAGACTATTGTGCTTATTCAAATAACAGATAAttacaggaaagaagcaagtgTTTCAGAGTTACAGGAATTTATGACAAACATTGCAAGGTATTTTTCCGATTGGGATACCTTTTCTCGTAACATGGCATGGGAGATGATATATGTTAATGCTATTTATGGTGGTGTGATTAAGACGCGGCAACGATgtgtgaacaacaacaccgctgATGCTGAGCAACAAACTGAGGAAACACAAGTATTTTGGGATGGTATTGACCAGTATCAAATAACATTTGATAACAAGATACAGAAAGAGCTTATAATAGCGTATcatgaagagagaaaatatcgAGATGCACCAGCATTCACACGGAAATGA
- a CDS encoding retrotransposon hot spot (RHS) protein, putative: MIQNNGNMRNTQNVFNERFNRAQGEVQEQGGRQMQNPSVTGKRKSREEELYESLYYAKWSYVMSGYNQEPLGMKVFFGRPQHIWTEEEVDITPEHCEVDAELEERPTGLEIFVLTSMMGWPSDRFQGGLISLYGGNGGHIYVRREMMRVWYIIQRKLNAWWVEKTESTPPTHIVIGISGIGKSCGVGSFLLHSLLHFHEGMLDVVVFFTGSKAYLIYNKKGNEEGRVVLYKREDVTNVIKEMRLKKRGHIIFDINSRKETLPYEIPRNVWGVTVLAPPDGVRYKYWMKNLQQTRIILNCDDVRDIKAFVAWKKLSLFPNYTTLDENARLKVKEELEDEWRLVERRVDFVGPLPRYVFSNGACCREAAVIGYLSSLSCNRRDGYDMMMGKYFEWKGNHFTESLIKIVRERSRYGNLESYHCRPLSVAIGNMILCTLFADVAESMSSHEFMMEYGKVGAYSLETRALVSLLFPRVFCVVTKHLNYLRRLGETEDKRSILKDMTPQQFQIFEQMFLPKTGQNAIGNCKYKVLYRSLEESELFVDGFFFVEDCSRRVADMRDGFPQLGVASKTIVLIQITDNYRKEASVSELQEFMTNIARYFSDWDTFSRNMAWEMIYVNAIYGGVIKTRQRCVNNNTADAEQQTEETQVFWDGIDQYQITFDKKIQKELIIAYHEERKYRDAPAFTRK, translated from the coding sequence ATGAttcaaaacaacggcaataTGAGAAATACTCAGAATGTGTTTAACGAACGGTTTAATCGTGCACAAGGTGAAGTGCAGGAACAAGGTGGACGACAGATGCAGAATCCATCGGTAactggaaaaaggaaatctcgtgaagaggagttataTGAGTCTCTGTATTATGCGAagtggagttatgtgatgtcagGTTATAATCAAGAGCCACtcggtatgaaggtattcTTTGGAAGACCACAACACATATGgacggaagaagaagtggaTATAACTCCTGAACATTGTGAAGTTGATGCGGAACTTGAGGAGAGACCCACTGGCCTGGAGATCTTTGTCCTTACATCAATGATGGGTTGGCCCTCAGATAGATTTCAAGGTGGTCTAATTAGTTTATATGGGGGAAATGGAGGTCATATTTACGTCCGTCGTGAAATGATGCGTGTGTGGTATATAATACAACGAAAATTAAATGCatggtgggtggaaaagacagagagcacaccaccaacacacattgTCATTGGTATATCTGGTATTGGAAAATCATGTGgagttggatcatttttacttcattccctacttcacttccatgaaggaatgcttgatgtCGTTGTGTTTTTCACGGGTTCCAAAGCTTACCTTATATACAACAAGAAGGGGaatgaggaagggagggttgTATTGTACAAGAGAGAAGACGTCACTAATGTTATTAAGGAAATGCgtttgaaaaaaagagggcatattatttttgatattaaTAGTCGTAAGGAAACTCTGCCTTATGAGATCCCAAGAAATGTTTGGGGTGTGACTGTCCTCGCACCCCCAGATGGAGTTCGCTACAAGTACTGGATGAAGAACCTGCAACAAACAAGGATAATTTTAAACTGCGATGACGTACGTGACATTAAGGCGTTTGTGGCCTGGAAGAAACTGTCCCTATTTCCCAACTATACGACTCTCGATGAAAATGCTCGTTTGAAGGTTAAGGAAGAACTAGAGGATGAGTGGAGGTTGGTGGAGAGACGTGTTGACTTTGTGGGACCGCTGCCTCGTTATGTTTTCAGTAATGGAGCTTGCTGTCGTGAGGCGGCGGTAATAGGGTATCTAAGCAGTCTCAGTTGTAATAGACGAGATGGCTATGATATGATGAtgggaaaatattttgaaTGGAAAGGTAATCATTTCACAGAATCGTTAATAAAGATTGTACGGGAGAGGAGCAGATATGGCAACCTCGAATCATACCACTGTAGACCTCTATCAGTTGCCATTGGGAATATGATACTCTGTACGCTGTTTGCAGATGTTGCGGAAAGTATGTCATCCCATGAATTCATGATGGAATACGGTAAGGTCGGAGCCTACTCGCTTGAAACAAGGGCTTTggtttcacttctctttcctagAGTCTTTTGTGTGGTCACAAAACATTTGAACTACCTCCGAAGACTCGGAGAGACGGAAGACAAGCGTAGCATCCTGAAAGATATGACCCCACAACAGTTTCAAATTTTTGAACAAATGTTCTTACCAAAAACTGGACAGAATGCAATTGGAAACTGTAAATACAAGGTGCTCTACAGGTCATTGGAGGAGAGTGAGCTTTTTGTGGatggctttttctttgtggaagATTGCTCTAGAAGGGTTGCGGATATGCGGGATGGTTTTCCACAACTGGGAGTTGCCTCAAAGACTATTGTGCTTATTCAAATAACAGATAAttacaggaaagaagcaagtgTTTCAGAGTTACAGGAATTTATGACAAACATTGCAAGGTATTTTTCCGATTGGGATACCTTTTCTCGTAACATGGCATGGGAGATGATATATGTTAATGCTATTTATGGTGGTGTGATTAAGACGCGGCAACGATgtgtgaacaacaacaccgctgATGCTGAGCAACAAACTGAGGAAACACAAGTATTTTGGGATGGTATTGACCAGTATCAAATAACATTTGATAAAAAGATACAGAAAGAGCTTATAATAGCGTATcatgaagagagaaaatatcgAGATGCACCAGCATTCACACGGAAATGA